The Novipirellula galeiformis nucleotide sequence CAAGCGTCAAATTCAAACCAACCGAGATCAGGAAAAGCTTCCAAAACAGACGAGATGACCGCACAGTGGGCCCCGTAGATGAGCAACATGGATGAAACAACGCGACCCACATTCCCATAACGGAATTTGAATAACAAGGGGCGACGAGCGAGGAGTGAAACATTCGGCAGTCCCCTGATCTGGCGGGAACAAGTCCGATTGCCCGGGCTTGGGTGCTCCCTCGATCAGGACGTTTCACCCGAAATTCTCGAATTCATTTCCATTTCATCACAATGCATTTCACCTCCACCGGTTCATGCAAATCAAGCGACCGCGGCTGCCATTGAATCCCACCCACCCACGCAACACCAGCTCCGACGCGATCCGCCGGAAACAGCCTTCCGAGCGGTTTCACGACCACGTTTCATACACGCATCCCTTTAATTCCTTTGCGAGTTTCGAGAAAGAACAGGAGCATTCCCTTTGACGCGGTGGCCGTCGATTTGCGATCTTCCGTCCATGGATTCCTCGAACCCGATCGTGCGGGTGTCGCGTCTTCCCCTGTGGGGCACGCGATCGCCGAATCGGAAGTGTCCCCCCTTGGAGAACGGAATGTCACGGATCATCACGATTCTGCGCGCAGCTCATTGCCGTAGCACTCATCACTACTTTGCTCTCGATGCGTTTGCGCAACTCAAAACGCCGCGCGGCATCTTGCTCAGCAACATGTTGACGAAGTACTACGACGCCTACCTCAAAGGTGCGAAGGCGCCCGACACCGAGTTTCGCGACTTCAAAAACCACGTCCTGCATGTCCGTGACAACCATTGGGGAGGCGCTCCACGCGCTTGCGAAAAATGGCTCCGCATCGCAATCGAGCAACTCGACAACGAACAATTCCAAGAGGCGGCCTATAGCCTGGGCGTGCTGAGCCACTATTTCACCGATCCCATCATGCCCCTACACACCGGATCGAGCGAGCGTGAAGGGATCGTTCATCGACCGATGGAATGGAGTGTTTGCAAAGCGTACGAGGAAATTTACGCCGAACTCAACCACGGCAAGATGCGCGTCGAATTCCAACTCGCCAACGGCGATGCATGGATCTCCGACGCCGTCTTCGCTGCCGCCCAAGCATCCAATCCCCATTACGAACGACTGATCGAGATTTACGATCTTCAGCGCGGCGTGAAAAATCCCCCCGACGGTCTCAACGCCGAAGCACGCGAAATCCTGAGCAACATGTTTGGTATCGCGATTACCGGCTGGGCGCGGATCCTCGAACGGATCGCCGAGCAAAGCAAAACCACGATCCCTGCGATGCCATTGACCATGACGACGGTGATCGCGGCGATTCAAATTCCGTCGAAATGGGTGATTCGTAAAATTGCTTCCGTACAAGAACAACAAGCCATCAAAGCTCTGTTCGCGGAATTCCAAAGCACTGGAAAAGTGCAAACCCACTTGCCCGAGGAAGTCCGTCTCGTGCGTGCCGAGCGACCCATGAGCGCATCCTCAACAACACCGCCGATCCCCACCTTAACCCTGCCCAGCGAACCGGTCGTTCAAGCACCTGCCAAACTCGCCTCCCCGATCCTGGCCCCCGCCACGGAAACGTCATCGCCGCCTGCCTCGACGAACACCTCCGTCTCCGACAACCTCGTCGACGCCCCTTCCATCGGCCCCAAGACCGCCGCCCGATTCGCGAACATCGGGATCACCACCATCGGTCAATTTTTGGCCAGTGCTCCTGAGCAGATGGCAAGCCAGTTAAACACCCAATGGATCACGCCCGCGTTAATCGAAGATTGGCAAGCCCAAGCCACGTTTGTCACTTCCATCGCATCGCTGTGCGGTTACAAATCACAATT carries:
- a CDS encoding DUF4332 domain-containing protein, producing MSRIITILRAAHCRSTHHYFALDAFAQLKTPRGILLSNMLTKYYDAYLKGAKAPDTEFRDFKNHVLHVRDNHWGGAPRACEKWLRIAIEQLDNEQFQEAAYSLGVLSHYFTDPIMPLHTGSSEREGIVHRPMEWSVCKAYEEIYAELNHGKMRVEFQLANGDAWISDAVFAAAQASNPHYERLIEIYDLQRGVKNPPDGLNAEAREILSNMFGIAITGWARILERIAEQSKTTIPAMPLTMTTVIAAIQIPSKWVIRKIASVQEQQAIKALFAEFQSTGKVQTHLPEEVRLVRAERPMSASSTTPPIPTLTLPSEPVVQAPAKLASPILAPATETSSPPASTNTSVSDNLVDAPSIGPKTAARFANIGITTIGQFLASAPEQMASQLNTQWITPALIEDWQAQATFVTSIASLCGYKSQLLVAIDCRTPAQLAERDADELTAAIARYAQTKAGQRILRSSTPPDETNVARWIAEARECSQQRAA